The following coding sequences are from one Oncorhynchus clarkii lewisi isolate Uvic-CL-2024 chromosome 20, UVic_Ocla_1.0, whole genome shotgun sequence window:
- the LOC139377452 gene encoding proto-oncogene Wnt-3, producing the protein MDLFLIGYMMCVWLSSWRVLGGYPIWWSLALGQQYSSLGSQPILCGSIPGLVPKQLRFCRNYIEIMPSVAEGVKLGIQECQHQFRGRRWNCTTIKDNLAIFGPVLDKATRESAFVHAVASAGVAFAVTRSCAEGTSTMCGCDSHHKGPPGEGWKWGGCSEDAEFGVLVSREFADARENRPDARSAMNRHNNEAGRTTILDHMHLRCKCHGLSGSCEVKTCWWAQPDFRMLGDYLKDKYDSASEMVVEKHRESRGWVETLRAKYAFFKHPTERDLVYYEGSPNFCEPNPETGSFGTRDRACNVSSHGIEGCDLLCCGRGHNTRTEKRKEKCHCIFHWCCYVSCQECVRVYDVHTCK; encoded by the exons GTCCCTAGCCCTGGGGCAGCAGTACTCGTCTCTGGGCTCCCAACCCATTCTGTGCGGCTCCATCCCTGGCCTGGTGCCCAAGCAGCTACGCTTCTGTCGCAACTACATCGAGATCATGCCCAGCGTGGCCGAGGGCGTGAAGCTGGGCATCCAGGAGTGCCAGCACCAGTTCAGGGGCCGGCGTTGGAACTGTACCACCATCAAGGACAACCTAGCCATCTTCGGCCCTGTGCTGGACAAGG CGACCAGAGAGTCGGCGTTCGTCCACGCCGTCGCCTCAGCGGGGGTGGCGTTTGCTGTGACTCGGTCCTGCGCCGAGGGCACGTCCACCATGTGTGGCTGTGACTCCCACCACAAGGGTCCCCCGGGGGAGGGCTGGAAGTGGGGCGGCTGCAGCGAGGACGCCGAGTTCGGGGTGCTGGTGTCCAGAGAGTTTGCCGATGCCAGAGAGAACCGCCCCGACGCGCGCTCGGCTATGAATCGGCACAACAACGAAGCAGGACGCACG aCCATCCTGGACCACATGCACCTGCGCTGCAAATGCCATGGCCTGTCAGGCAGCTGCGAGGTGAAAACATGCTGGTGGGCGCAGCCCGACTTCCGCATGCTGGGCGACTACCTGAAGGACAAGTACGACAGCGCCTCGGAGATGGTGGTGGAGAAGCACCGCGAGTCGCGCGGCTGGGTGGAGACGCTGCGCGCCAAGTACGCCTTCTTCAAGCACCCCACGGAGCGCGACCTGGTCTACTACGAGGGCTCGCCCAACTTCTGCGAGCCCAACCCGGAGACGGGCTCATTCGGCACGCGCGACCGCGCCTGCAATGTGTCCTCGCACGGCATCGAGGGCTGCGACCTGCTCTGCTGCGGCAGGGGCCACAACACTCGGACTGAGAAGCGCAAGGAGAAGTGCCACTGCATCTTCCACTGGTGCTGCTACGTCAGCTGCCAGGAGTGTGTGCGCGTCTACGACGTGCACACGTGCAAGTGA